A part of Candidatus Nezhaarchaeota archaeon genomic DNA contains:
- a CDS encoding 50S ribosomal protein L21e, with product MVKRSKGLRSRSRSLLSKHPRKRGIRGLSYLLIDYKVGDCVYIDIDPSRIETAPHRRYQGLTGVIIGMRGRAYIVETKIGDKRKVIITTPEHIKPLSTQEIIPQRR from the coding sequence ATTGTGAAAAGGTCTAAGGGGCTTAGAAGTAGAAGTAGAAGCTTGCTTTCAAAGCATCCACGAAAACGTGGTATAAGGGGGTTAAGCTATTTGTTAATAGACTATAAGGTGGGAGACTGCGTGTATATTGACATAGATCCTTCACGTATTGAGACCGCTCCCCATAGGAGATATCAAGGTCTCACAGGAGTGATTATAGGTATGAGGGGCAGGGCATATATCGTTGAGACGAAGATTGGCGATAAACGTAAGGTAATAATAACAACACCGGAACACATAAAACCATTATCAACTCAAGAAATTATTCCTCAACGTCGATGA
- a CDS encoding DUF655 domain-containing protein codes for MLIRSGRKFEEYAYILDFLPQGYLRETRPQFLRKPIAQAVGEDFFMLLELIPRPQVLLVPGERVFIGKGYREKIDRITRRLTYEDLTAFAKDELPKIIGKIVRGRENKFVEFLNNAPPLTTKMHSLELLPRIGKKTMWLIIKEREKEKFKSYEDFEKRTGISNIVEIITERVIMELRGNERYYLFTVPPVSKE; via the coding sequence TTGTTAATTAGAAGCGGGAGGAAATTCGAAGAATATGCCTACATCCTAGACTTTCTTCCTCAAGGATATCTTAGGGAAACACGGCCACAATTTTTACGGAAACCTATAGCCCAAGCAGTCGGCGAAGACTTCTTTATGCTCTTGGAGCTCATACCTAGACCTCAAGTACTCCTAGTGCCAGGAGAAAGAGTCTTTATAGGTAAAGGTTATAGAGAGAAAATAGATAGGATAACTCGAAGATTAACTTACGAAGATTTAACAGCCTTTGCCAAAGACGAGCTCCCCAAAATAATAGGGAAAATAGTTAGAGGGCGTGAAAACAAGTTTGTTGAGTTTCTAAACAATGCTCCACCCCTAACAACAAAAATGCATTCACTTGAGTTACTGCCTAGAATAGGCAAGAAGACTATGTGGTTAATAATCAAGGAGAGGGAAAAGGAAAAATTCAAGAGTTATGAAGATTTCGAGAAGCGAACTGGAATCAGTAACATAGTTGAAATTATAACAGAGCGAGTGATAATGGAACTGAGAGGTAATGAACGCTATTACCTTTTTACTGTGCCTCCCGTCTCTAAAGAATAA
- a CDS encoding DNA-directed RNA polymerase subunit L — MKIRILEKDERSIKFEVIGEGHTFCNLLRDFLARDPKVEFAAYKIDHPLVSNPIFFLRTRKGKPEEVLRDAAEEIIRSLEAFKENFMRALR, encoded by the coding sequence ATGAAGATAAGAATTTTGGAGAAAGATGAAAGGAGCATAAAGTTTGAAGTAATAGGAGAAGGGCATACCTTCTGCAATTTATTACGAGATTTCTTAGCAAGAGATCCTAAGGTTGAGTTTGCAGCTTACAAGATAGACCATCCACTTGTCTCAAACCCTATATTCTTTTTGAGGACAAGAAAGGGGAAACCCGAGGAAGTCTTGAGGGATGCAGCGGAGGAAATAATTAGATCATTAGAAGCTTTTAAAGAGAACTTTATGAGGGCGTTGAGGTAA
- the pcn gene encoding proliferating cell nuclear antigen (pcna), protein MFRATFRDARLWYGIIDALSSLIEEGIIKVNESGVRLRAMDPSKIAMIDFEMPKDAFEEYECDGEMIIGINFDELKKVAKRGGAKEKVQLEVPPGSTRFKITLKGKAMRSFSIPLMDIEYEELPTPSLTYNVKATIMADVFEDALKDVELVSDYVKLEGRSNVIIVRGQSDRGEVETELTVEAGALLDLEVKEESSASYSLEYLMDMVRANKAAEVATLEFSSAMPLSLTFPIPGGGTIRYFLAPRLEE, encoded by the coding sequence ATGTTTAGAGCTACATTTAGAGATGCCAGACTGTGGTACGGGATAATCGACGCGCTATCCTCATTAATCGAGGAGGGAATCATAAAGGTGAATGAGAGTGGTGTAAGGCTCAGAGCTATGGATCCATCGAAGATAGCTATGATAGATTTTGAGATGCCTAAAGATGCTTTTGAAGAGTATGAATGTGATGGAGAGATGATTATAGGCATTAATTTTGATGAGCTGAAGAAGGTAGCAAAGAGAGGTGGTGCAAAGGAAAAGGTTCAGCTCGAGGTTCCACCAGGTTCTACACGTTTTAAAATAACATTGAAGGGGAAAGCTATGAGAAGCTTTTCCATTCCCCTAATGGATATTGAATACGAGGAGCTTCCAACGCCCTCACTGACATACAACGTTAAGGCTACGATTATGGCTGATGTCTTCGAAGACGCACTTAAAGACGTAGAACTTGTAAGCGACTACGTAAAGTTGGAGGGACGAAGCAATGTCATTATTGTTAGAGGTCAAAGCGATAGGGGTGAAGTTGAAACAGAGCTAACAGTTGAAGCTGGAGCACTACTAGACCTCGAAGTCAAGGAGGAGTCATCTGCTTCATACAGCTTGGAGTACCTAATGGATATGGTCAGGGCAAATAAGGCAGCTGAAGTTGCTACACTGGAGTTTTCAAGTGCGATGCCATTAAGCCTAACGTTCCCGATACCAGGTGGAGGAACAATAAGGTACTTCCTAGCTCCAAGATTGGAAGAGTAG
- a CDS encoding methyltransferase, whose product MKLHLYGMTIHVWDGVYPPSDDTFLILDNVKLSGKELVLDVGTGTGILAIKYALNGCHVIGVDISKKAIRNALFNAKVNYVSNSIELLCSDAVSSFRDHCNFDVIVMNPPYLPSIGHPSVDEPSWNGGPNGTSLVSKVVKEMDMLLHNRGRLYFVTSSLSNYIALMSRIKSMGFDASIMAKKKFWFEELFLVEVKRCASY is encoded by the coding sequence ATGAAGCTTCACCTTTATGGTATGACGATACATGTTTGGGATGGCGTCTACCCACCTTCTGATGACACGTTTTTAATATTGGATAACGTGAAACTAAGTGGTAAGGAACTCGTACTCGATGTTGGGACTGGTACAGGTATATTAGCGATAAAATATGCTCTTAATGGCTGTCACGTCATTGGAGTGGATATCAGTAAAAAAGCCATTCGTAACGCTTTATTTAATGCAAAGGTAAATTACGTCTCAAACAGTATTGAACTTTTATGTTCAGATGCAGTCTCATCGTTTAGAGATCATTGTAACTTTGATGTAATAGTAATGAACCCTCCCTACCTACCTTCAATAGGCCACCCAAGCGTTGATGAGCCCTCATGGAATGGAGGACCTAATGGCACGTCTTTAGTGTCGAAGGTTGTTAAAGAAATGGATATGTTACTACATAATAGGGGGAGATTGTACTTTGTAACCTCATCACTTTCAAACTACATAGCTTTGATGTCAAGAATTAAGTCCATGGGTTTTGATGCTAGTATTATGGCTAAGAAAAAGTTTTGGTTTGAAGAACTCTTCTTAGTTGAGGTGAAGAGATGTGCCTCATATTAG
- the rsmA gene encoding 16S rRNA (adenine(1518)-N(6)/adenine(1519)-N(6))-dimethyltransferase RsmA — protein MSLRKRTILLLKKYSITPRKELGQSFLVNEKVAEYIVDTAKVDDLTVLEIGAGLGALTELLALKARKVYAIEVDPLLCKILREEILKNRNNVIIMEADFLSLEPPPVDVVVSNIPYSIASPILFKLARECIFSRAILTLQKELALRITSKPGTKEYGRLTVSLNAFFKPTLLTIIRRKNFYPEPEVDSALIKLERYRPPYEIDDLDLHLDIVRALFTQRNKTLRRALEISLKKILNLRVNNTIFLDKRLEKYMSLRVRNLQSSDLANISNVIKEYIEK, from the coding sequence ATGAGTTTACGTAAACGAACAATACTTCTATTGAAGAAGTACTCAATAACGCCGAGAAAAGAGTTAGGACAGTCCTTCTTAGTTAACGAGAAGGTTGCTGAGTACATAGTCGATACCGCGAAGGTTGATGACCTCACAGTCTTAGAGATAGGGGCGGGTCTTGGAGCTCTAACAGAGCTCTTGGCGTTGAAGGCAAGGAAAGTCTATGCCATTGAAGTAGATCCCCTTCTTTGCAAAATTCTTCGTGAAGAGATCTTAAAGAATCGTAATAACGTTATCATTATGGAGGCTGACTTCTTGAGCTTAGAGCCACCACCAGTGGACGTGGTCGTTTCAAATATACCTTATAGCATAGCATCTCCCATATTATTCAAGCTTGCTAGAGAATGCATCTTCAGTCGAGCAATCTTGACATTACAGAAGGAGCTGGCCTTAAGAATAACATCAAAACCTGGAACTAAGGAGTATGGTAGGCTAACGGTCTCTCTGAACGCCTTCTTTAAACCTACCCTCCTAACGATAATAAGGAGAAAGAACTTCTACCCGGAACCTGAGGTTGATTCAGCCCTAATAAAATTAGAACGATACAGGCCGCCATACGAAATTGATGACCTAGACCTACATTTAGACATCGTGAGAGCCCTATTCACCCAACGAAACAAAACCTTAAGAAGGGCCCTCGAAATCTCTTTAAAGAAAATTTTGAATCTAAGGGTTAACAATACGATCTTTTTGGATAAGAGGCTCGAAAAATACATGTCCTTGAGGGTGAGGAACTTACAGTCATCAGATTTGGCTAACATATCCAACGTAATAAAAGAGTACATCGAGAAGTAG
- a CDS encoding tRNA pseudouridine(54/55) synthase Pus10: MFDVTHEIIRRAVKLLERASLCDRCLGRSFAHLGYALSNKDRGESLKTLLCMVASILADRGNLHEATSMLYHVAKSGFKPARAFLVKMGIEPPQPSPCEICNGLFDEPLHKLIEKALSLLSDYEFSNFLVGCKMPGTIIEKEDNLRSYAEIEWSESIKREVNREAGTLIASKTGKSVNFQKPDILIVLDIHNMNVEIRPFPLFVYGRYKKLVRGIPQSKWFCSSCKGIGCLQCGWTGKRYITSIEELVTEPIMKKFNAKKVKFHGAGREDVDVRVLGHGRPFVVEIIEPKKRYIDLKELEKEINEKSQGKIEVLDLTYADKSSVGMLKLSAKAKKKTYRVLIEAEEPISEDKLKALSHNFSGSTIRQRTPIRVLHRRADKLRLKRVYEVEVKGFKDNVFEVIVKCQGGLYVKELVHGDEGRTTPSFQEFLGTKLKVLELDVIDVEE; encoded by the coding sequence ATGTTTGATGTAACACATGAGATAATCAGAAGGGCGGTCAAGCTGCTTGAGAGGGCATCGCTTTGCGATAGGTGTCTTGGTCGCTCTTTCGCTCATCTTGGTTATGCCTTAAGTAACAAGGATAGAGGGGAGAGCTTAAAGACTTTGTTGTGCATGGTTGCCTCAATTCTTGCGGATAGAGGCAACCTTCATGAGGCTACGAGCATGCTATATCATGTTGCTAAAAGCGGCTTTAAACCTGCGAGGGCCTTTTTGGTCAAAATGGGCATTGAACCCCCACAGCCCTCTCCCTGCGAAATTTGCAACGGATTATTTGATGAACCTCTTCATAAGCTTATCGAGAAGGCCTTATCACTTCTATCCGACTATGAGTTCAGCAACTTTTTAGTTGGCTGTAAAATGCCAGGTACTATAATCGAGAAGGAAGATAATTTAAGATCTTACGCGGAAATTGAATGGAGCGAGTCTATAAAAAGAGAGGTGAATAGAGAAGCAGGAACCCTTATAGCGTCTAAAACTGGTAAAAGCGTCAATTTTCAAAAGCCTGATATTCTCATAGTACTCGACATTCACAATATGAATGTTGAGATAAGACCATTCCCCCTTTTTGTATATGGCCGTTATAAGAAGTTAGTTCGAGGAATACCACAGTCAAAATGGTTTTGCTCAAGCTGTAAAGGAATAGGATGCCTACAATGCGGTTGGACTGGTAAACGCTACATAACATCTATAGAGGAGCTTGTAACTGAGCCTATAATGAAAAAGTTTAATGCCAAAAAAGTAAAATTTCATGGTGCTGGAAGAGAAGATGTAGACGTTAGAGTCTTAGGGCATGGAAGACCTTTTGTTGTAGAAATAATCGAGCCTAAGAAAAGGTATATAGATTTAAAGGAACTTGAGAAAGAGATAAATGAAAAAAGTCAAGGAAAGATTGAGGTCTTAGACCTGACATATGCAGATAAGTCCTCAGTAGGTATGTTGAAGTTATCGGCAAAAGCAAAAAAGAAGACTTACAGAGTATTGATAGAGGCTGAGGAGCCTATCTCAGAGGACAAGCTTAAAGCTTTGAGCCATAATTTTAGCGGGTCAACGATAAGGCAAAGGACGCCTATAAGGGTCCTACATCGCCGAGCTGATAAACTACGTCTTAAGAGGGTGTATGAGGTTGAGGTAAAGGGGTTTAAGGACAACGTCTTTGAAGTTATAGTAAAGTGCCAAGGAGGTCTATATGTTAAGGAACTTGTGCATGGTGATGAAGGTAGAACAACACCAAGCTTTCAAGAATTTCTTGGCACTAAGCTTAAGGTCCTTGAACTTGACGTCATCGACGTTGAGGAATAA
- a CDS encoding RNA polymerase Rpb4 family protein, producing the protein MLSEGLKMKVLKVKEIPLPVVRDLLEARQKRAPLESYQLSALHHSSRFSKLTSDKAERLMDELVNNFKISRISAAQIVNILPLTIQELRTLLAKEGRVFLTEDLEKILELIKSYVE; encoded by the coding sequence GTGCTGAGTGAGGGCTTAAAAATGAAGGTGTTGAAGGTTAAAGAGATACCTCTTCCAGTAGTGCGTGATTTACTAGAGGCTAGACAAAAACGTGCACCGCTAGAGTCGTACCAATTATCAGCTTTACACCACTCATCCAGGTTCTCTAAGCTGACCTCAGATAAAGCCGAGAGGCTTATGGATGAATTAGTAAATAACTTTAAGATATCGAGGATTAGCGCCGCTCAGATAGTGAACATCTTACCATTAACGATACAAGAACTAAGAACGCTCCTAGCCAAGGAAGGCAGGGTCTTCCTAACTGAAGACTTAGAGAAAATTCTTGAACTAATAAAGAGTTATGTTGAGTGA
- a CDS encoding exosome complex RNA-binding protein Csl4, producing MNERLLKDLVAPGEDIGVIEEFLPGDGTYVDGGIIRSLRYGTAILDINERRVRVVPITRRFLVPERGDIIIGEVVGLKRDLAFVTIRKVENKGLTLSSLFHGVLHVSQVSDKFIDSISDTIRVLDIVRARIVNDKPSYQLSIRGKEFGVILAFCSNCQNPMIIKDRKLYCPQCRIQEERKLSTRYSISLKL from the coding sequence ATGAACGAGAGGTTATTAAAAGATTTGGTTGCTCCGGGAGAGGACATAGGGGTAATAGAAGAATTTTTACCGGGAGACGGGACATACGTCGATGGAGGCATTATAAGGTCACTGCGGTATGGCACGGCAATTCTTGATATAAACGAAAGAAGAGTTAGGGTCGTACCCATAACAAGAAGGTTCTTAGTCCCTGAAAGAGGTGATATTATCATAGGTGAAGTCGTCGGGCTAAAGAGAGATTTAGCATTCGTAACCATAAGAAAGGTTGAAAATAAAGGCTTGACGCTAAGCTCATTGTTTCATGGAGTACTCCATGTAAGTCAAGTTAGTGATAAATTTATAGATTCGATATCTGATACAATCAGAGTTCTTGACATAGTAAGAGCTAGGATCGTAAATGACAAACCATCATATCAACTGTCAATACGAGGCAAGGAGTTCGGAGTTATTCTGGCATTCTGCTCCAATTGCCAGAACCCCATGATTATTAAGGATAGAAAGCTTTATTGTCCACAATGTAGAATTCAAGAGGAAAGAAAACTATCTACAAGATATTCAATAAGTCTCAAGCTGTAG
- a CDS encoding signal recognition particle protein Srp54, producing the protein MMLGKLGSSLREAIKKFLGKTLADEAAVRELIRDIQRALLLADVNVELVLKITQKIEEKALKEPVPSGFTRRDVTLKVLYESLVEVLGGDKPPNIPYPLSKPLILMLVGIQGSGKTTTAAKLAWFYKVKGFRPGLVCADTFRPAAFDQLKQLAMKVGVPFYGEKVGNPLSIAQRGIKELINMGCNVVIIDTAGRHKNEVSLMEEMKQLSEAIKPDEVMLIIDGTIGQQAKVQAEAFNRATKIGSIIITKLDGAAKGGGALSAVTATGAQIKFIGVGEKIEEFETFDASSFVSRLLGMGDLKLLVDKVKEAILKEEEIKSAVISKFTLKDMIHQLEGLKKLGPLRKVLEMIPGMSLNLPDNVADLAQEKLEKWTVIVKSMTRDELEHPEIINRSRMRRIARGSGTKVKEVKELLESYEAMKKMMKTLMRKQKKGRLPLPFKV; encoded by the coding sequence ATAATGCTCGGGAAGTTAGGTTCCTCACTGCGAGAAGCTATAAAGAAGTTCTTGGGGAAGACTTTAGCTGATGAAGCAGCTGTAAGGGAGTTAATTAGAGACATTCAAAGGGCTCTCTTACTAGCTGATGTGAATGTAGAATTAGTACTTAAGATAACTCAGAAAATTGAAGAAAAAGCATTAAAGGAACCAGTACCATCAGGCTTCACGAGAAGGGATGTAACGCTTAAAGTACTTTATGAGTCACTAGTAGAGGTTTTAGGCGGAGATAAACCACCAAACATTCCCTATCCATTGAGTAAACCGCTCATCCTCATGCTTGTTGGAATTCAGGGTTCAGGGAAAACTACAACAGCAGCTAAATTGGCGTGGTTCTATAAAGTTAAAGGATTTCGTCCAGGACTTGTATGTGCAGACACTTTTAGGCCAGCTGCCTTTGACCAGCTAAAACAGTTGGCGATGAAGGTTGGTGTTCCATTCTATGGAGAGAAAGTAGGCAACCCCCTTAGCATAGCTCAAAGAGGTATTAAGGAGCTTATAAACATGGGATGCAATGTAGTCATAATCGACACAGCAGGACGTCATAAGAATGAGGTTTCACTCATGGAAGAGATGAAGCAACTATCAGAGGCTATAAAGCCTGATGAAGTGATGCTGATAATAGATGGGACAATAGGTCAGCAAGCTAAGGTACAGGCCGAGGCTTTTAATAGAGCAACTAAGATAGGATCAATTATAATAACAAAGCTCGATGGTGCAGCAAAGGGCGGTGGCGCGCTATCCGCTGTTACAGCAACTGGTGCTCAGATAAAGTTCATTGGTGTGGGAGAGAAGATAGAAGAATTTGAAACCTTTGATGCATCAAGTTTTGTAAGCCGACTACTGGGTATGGGTGATCTCAAACTATTAGTCGACAAGGTAAAGGAAGCTATCCTAAAGGAAGAAGAGATCAAGAGTGCAGTTATCAGTAAGTTCACGCTGAAAGATATGATTCACCAACTAGAGGGGCTGAAGAAACTAGGCCCACTGAGGAAGGTACTTGAAATGATACCGGGAATGAGCTTGAATTTACCTGATAACGTGGCTGACTTAGCACAAGAGAAGTTAGAGAAGTGGACTGTCATAGTAAAATCCATGACCAGAGATGAGCTAGAGCATCCTGAGATAATTAACAGGTCACGGATGAGGAGAATAGCTCGAGGTAGTGGAACAAAAGTCAAAGAAGTAAAGGAGCTCCTTGAATCATATGAAGCAATGAAAAAGATGATGAAAACGCTAATGAGAAAGCAGAAGAAAGGACGCCTACCTTTGCCATTTAAGGTTTAA
- a CDS encoding RNA methyltransferase, giving the protein MPHIRVVLVEPLYEINIGLTCRVMKNLGFKDLCIVRPRTAISSVARMFAVKAVDILNSMLIVDSIEEAIRGFDIKVGTTGELAGPRNIIRTVVPPWHLQAILKYDGKVALLFGREDIGLTNDELSMCDIVVNIPTSDEYPVMNVTHAIAIILYELSKMHIKPKLKLAGEDLRNVALKYFSEALDTIEFPAEKKEKARIVFKRLLGKSMISKKEMYVLLAFLRKMNQKLRFHDV; this is encoded by the coding sequence GTGCCTCATATTAGAGTGGTTCTAGTGGAACCATTGTATGAAATCAACATAGGATTAACTTGCAGAGTGATGAAGAACTTAGGATTTAAGGACTTATGCATTGTAAGGCCACGCACAGCAATCTCGAGTGTAGCTAGGATGTTTGCAGTAAAGGCTGTGGATATCCTAAACTCTATGTTGATAGTCGACAGCATTGAGGAGGCAATAAGAGGATTTGACATTAAGGTAGGCACGACAGGTGAATTAGCTGGACCCAGGAACATTATAAGGACTGTCGTGCCACCTTGGCATTTACAAGCAATCTTAAAGTATGATGGGAAGGTAGCGTTACTTTTTGGTCGTGAAGACATAGGCTTAACAAACGATGAGCTCTCCATGTGCGACATTGTAGTGAACATACCTACAAGCGATGAGTATCCGGTAATGAACGTCACCCACGCCATAGCGATCATACTTTATGAGCTATCGAAAATGCACATAAAGCCAAAACTAAAACTAGCAGGCGAAGACCTTCGTAATGTTGCATTGAAATACTTCAGCGAGGCTCTCGATACCATAGAATTCCCCGCTGAAAAGAAGGAAAAAGCTCGTATAGTCTTTAAAAGGCTACTAGGTAAGTCGATGATATCTAAGAAGGAAATGTACGTGCTGCTCGCCTTTCTTCGCAAAATGAATCAGAAGTTGAGGTTTCACGATGTTTAG
- a CDS encoding 50S ribosomal protein L16 — MPLRPAHCYREVRGPAYARKEYIHGIPQPKITKFTMGNSKAAFPLTIQLIAKEPAQIRHNALEAMRVICSKYLASNLGESNYFLKIHPYPHHVLRENKMMAFAGADRLQDGMRLAFGDPVGTAARVKVGDVIMTIKVPADKLDVAKEAAKRAASKLPVPCEIKVLSSNGSSLSA, encoded by the coding sequence ATGCCTCTGAGGCCAGCTCACTGCTATCGTGAAGTGAGGGGACCTGCCTACGCGAGGAAGGAATATATTCACGGTATCCCACAACCCAAAATCACAAAATTTACCATGGGGAATTCTAAAGCCGCCTTCCCATTAACCATTCAATTAATAGCAAAAGAGCCTGCTCAAATAAGGCACAACGCGTTAGAGGCCATGAGAGTTATTTGTAGTAAGTACTTAGCCTCAAACCTTGGAGAATCTAACTACTTTCTCAAGATACATCCCTATCCGCATCACGTGTTAAGGGAGAATAAAATGATGGCTTTTGCTGGTGCTGATAGGCTTCAAGATGGTATGCGTTTAGCTTTCGGAGATCCTGTCGGCACAGCTGCCAGGGTCAAAGTTGGTGACGTAATAATGACAATAAAAGTTCCAGCTGACAAGTTAGATGTAGCAAAGGAAGCTGCTAAGAGGGCCGCATCAAAACTTCCAGTGCCATGTGAAATTAAAGTCCTATCTAGTAATGGTAGCTCACTAAGCGCTTAA
- a CDS encoding METTL5 family protein, whose translation MTGRITKKDLAILLSKIGEHPAPNVKLEQYMLTSEEASDILWIIETTFDDIRGRTVVDLGCGTGVLAIGAALLGASYVVGVDVDKVALKIAIQKAKMLKVSERISWICAHVPHLNLRADVVIQNPPYGVRRRGADRPFIETAIRVAPVAYSLHKAGMKNRTFIQKYVKRMGGMIDKIIPFEVTIRPKFEFHRKGAYKVKVDLYRIVRKEEV comes from the coding sequence GTGACTGGTCGTATAACGAAAAAGGATTTAGCAATTCTACTTTCAAAGATAGGTGAACATCCAGCACCTAATGTTAAACTTGAGCAATATATGTTAACTAGCGAGGAGGCAAGTGACATTCTATGGATCATTGAGACTACCTTTGACGATATTAGAGGGAGAACCGTAGTTGATCTAGGTTGTGGAACTGGTGTATTAGCTATAGGCGCAGCTTTATTAGGTGCTAGTTACGTTGTAGGCGTTGATGTAGATAAGGTGGCACTTAAGATTGCCATCCAAAAGGCCAAGATGCTTAAAGTGAGCGAAAGAATTTCATGGATTTGTGCACATGTACCCCATCTAAACTTGAGGGCTGATGTCGTAATTCAAAATCCACCTTATGGTGTAAGAAGACGGGGGGCCGATAGACCCTTTATAGAAACAGCGATAAGAGTGGCCCCAGTAGCATACAGCTTACATAAAGCAGGGATGAAAAATCGAACTTTTATACAAAAATATGTAAAACGTATGGGTGGAATGATCGACAAGATTATACCCTTCGAGGTAACTATAAGACCTAAATTCGAATTTCATAGGAAGGGGGCTTACAAGGTTAAGGTTGATTTATATAGGATAGTCAGGAAGGAGGAGGTATGA
- a CDS encoding transcription factor S, which produces MLPLCPKCGTMMTTKRDNDKRVWLCKRCGYSEEATRVVKSEHISHTQREKVVVIEEGCFYKSMPKISATCPECGYNEAYYWMVQTRRADEGMTRFYRCVRCGRTWREYH; this is translated from the coding sequence ATGCTTCCTCTATGCCCGAAGTGTGGCACGATGATGACTACTAAGAGGGATAACGACAAGAGGGTCTGGCTATGTAAACGTTGCGGATACTCCGAGGAGGCTACAAGAGTTGTAAAGAGCGAGCACATATCTCATACGCAAAGGGAGAAGGTTGTAGTCATTGAGGAAGGATGTTTCTACAAATCAATGCCAAAAATTTCAGCAACATGTCCTGAGTGTGGCTACAATGAGGCCTACTACTGGATGGTTCAAACGAGAAGGGCTGATGAAGGGATGACAAGATTTTACCGTTGTGTAAGGTGCGGAAGAACTTGGAGAGAGTACCACTAA
- the dph2 gene encoding diphthamide biosynthesis enzyme Dph2, which produces MYDFRTEDVIDFIRQNRVRKLLLQFADGLKPFSASVVEELVGEVKDLEIMVSGDSCYGACDVAFDEALCVGADGLVHYGHSPFPEAYTYARSFRVSVFFVEAFSKVEVVEVVERAIDMLGSIKGISKVGLTAPVQHVHELPLAKQLLEKEGYQVLIGTGSNRVKYPGQVLGCDYTAAIAVEDKVDAFLHIGGGVFHALGLSLTSQKPVILCDPYRREVKELSKEALRVRAIRMYYIMRAMDEARHYGIIIGCKWRQRHISSALRVKRLLERRGKKVTLISLREVSPYALNNIIGPDAFIITACPRIPIDDYGQYKSPILSILEALIVAGVLKTEEWILCDWSYNEKGFSNSTFKDR; this is translated from the coding sequence ATGTACGATTTTAGGACAGAAGATGTCATAGATTTCATTCGCCAGAACAGAGTTAGGAAACTACTGCTTCAGTTTGCGGACGGCTTAAAACCATTTTCAGCTTCAGTAGTCGAAGAATTAGTAGGTGAGGTTAAGGATCTTGAAATTATGGTTTCGGGTGATAGTTGTTATGGTGCATGTGACGTTGCATTTGATGAGGCATTATGTGTCGGTGCCGATGGGTTAGTTCACTATGGTCACTCACCTTTCCCTGAAGCATACACTTATGCTAGGAGCTTTAGAGTGAGTGTCTTTTTTGTAGAAGCTTTTTCAAAGGTCGAAGTGGTTGAGGTTGTTGAGAGGGCGATAGATATGCTAGGATCAATAAAGGGTATTAGCAAAGTAGGTCTTACGGCCCCTGTACAGCATGTCCACGAGCTTCCACTTGCAAAACAGCTATTGGAAAAGGAAGGATACCAGGTACTTATAGGTACCGGGTCGAATCGAGTTAAGTACCCCGGACAAGTCTTAGGATGCGATTACACAGCAGCTATAGCTGTAGAGGACAAAGTAGATGCATTCCTTCATATTGGTGGAGGAGTCTTTCACGCTCTGGGTCTTAGTCTCACCTCGCAAAAGCCTGTAATACTTTGCGACCCTTATAGACGTGAGGTTAAAGAGCTTTCTAAAGAGGCTCTAAGGGTGAGAGCTATAAGGATGTACTACATCATGAGAGCAATGGATGAAGCTAGACATTATGGCATAATTATTGGGTGCAAGTGGAGGCAGAGGCACATCTCCTCAGCTCTTAGAGTTAAGAGGTTACTGGAGAGGAGAGGTAAGAAGGTTACCCTCATATCATTACGCGAGGTGAGCCCATACGCTCTAAACAATATTATTGGACCGGATGCATTCATCATTACAGCATGCCCCAGGATACCGATCGACGATTATGGCCAATATAAGAGTCCTATTCTAAGCATACTTGAGGCCTTGATTGTGGCTGGAGTCTTGAAAACCGAGGAGTGGATCCTCTGTGACTGGTCGTATAACGAAAAAGGATTTAGCAATTCTACTTTCAAAGATAGGTGA